A section of the Mastomys coucha isolate ucsf_1 unplaced genomic scaffold, UCSF_Mcou_1 pScaffold15, whole genome shotgun sequence genome encodes:
- the CUNH20orf144 gene encoding uncharacterized protein C20orf144 homolog isoform X2 gives MGNSSSHKRTKAPNQASKDRPPDMDKARHKQFFSHLKRKKPTASQHTVTFPFFQWREAPDPARVGENPRIKAGKTKILLLFPLDKRQQLAEAVAGPFVRPVRPTEDPLGAPTCFPAVAPMLRGAGDGVDRLEGVRARDMKRILVLLLQLDAQLHAQLQEERRRGAGRLGGGAKAPQCWQPMSAHVLTQREACGEGDPREEQPRKRRRCPRPRP, from the exons ATGGGAAACAGCAGTTCCCACAAGAGGACCAAAGCACCCAATCAGGCCAGCAAGGACAGGCCACCTGATATGGACAAGGCCCGTCACAAGCAGTTCTTCAGCCATctcaagaggaagaag cccacagcctCGCAACACACCGTGACCTTCCCTTTCTTTCAATGGCGAGAGGCTCCTGACCCTGCCCGGGTGGGTGAGAACCCCCGCATCAAGGCTGGGAAA ACCAAGATCCTGCTGCTTTTCCCGCTGGACAAGCGGCAGCAGCTGGCTGAGGCAGTGGCGGGCCCGTTTGTGCGGCCCGTGCGGCCAACTGAGGATCCGCTCGGCGCCCCGACGTGCTTCCCAGCCGTGGCGCCTATGCTACGTGGGGCAGGCGACGGCGTGGACCGGCTCGAAGGCGTGCGCGCACGGGATATGAAGAGGatcctggtgctgctgctgcagctggatGCACAACTGCATGCGCAGCTGCAGGAGGAGAGGCGTCGAGGGGCAGGCAGGCTGGGGGGCGGGGCCAAGGCCCCGCAGTGCTGGCAGCCGATGTCTGCGCACGTGCTGACCCAACGCGAGGCCTGCGGCGAAGGTGACCCCCGTGAGGAGCAGCCGCGCAAGCGGCGCCGCTGTCCTCGTCCGCGGCCCTGA
- the CUNH20orf144 gene encoding uncharacterized protein C20orf144 homolog isoform X1 — translation MGNSSSHKRTKAPNQASKDRPPDMDKARHKQFFSHLKRKKASPTASQHTVTFPFFQWREAPDPARVGENPRIKAGKTKILLLFPLDKRQQLAEAVAGPFVRPVRPTEDPLGAPTCFPAVAPMLRGAGDGVDRLEGVRARDMKRILVLLLQLDAQLHAQLQEERRRGAGRLGGGAKAPQCWQPMSAHVLTQREACGEGDPREEQPRKRRRCPRPRP, via the exons ATGGGAAACAGCAGTTCCCACAAGAGGACCAAAGCACCCAATCAGGCCAGCAAGGACAGGCCACCTGATATGGACAAGGCCCGTCACAAGCAGTTCTTCAGCCATctcaagaggaagaaggcaagt cccacagcctCGCAACACACCGTGACCTTCCCTTTCTTTCAATGGCGAGAGGCTCCTGACCCTGCCCGGGTGGGTGAGAACCCCCGCATCAAGGCTGGGAAA ACCAAGATCCTGCTGCTTTTCCCGCTGGACAAGCGGCAGCAGCTGGCTGAGGCAGTGGCGGGCCCGTTTGTGCGGCCCGTGCGGCCAACTGAGGATCCGCTCGGCGCCCCGACGTGCTTCCCAGCCGTGGCGCCTATGCTACGTGGGGCAGGCGACGGCGTGGACCGGCTCGAAGGCGTGCGCGCACGGGATATGAAGAGGatcctggtgctgctgctgcagctggatGCACAACTGCATGCGCAGCTGCAGGAGGAGAGGCGTCGAGGGGCAGGCAGGCTGGGGGGCGGGGCCAAGGCCCCGCAGTGCTGGCAGCCGATGTCTGCGCACGTGCTGACCCAACGCGAGGCCTGCGGCGAAGGTGACCCCCGTGAGGAGCAGCCGCGCAAGCGGCGCCGCTGTCCTCGTCCGCGGCCCTGA
- the Actl10 gene encoding actin-like protein 10: MPSWDRPVLPGAPGCELAGGVARAHPIKHGVVVDWDALEGLWERLMVGGLQVHPEQWPVLVSDSPSAPPEGREKVAELLFEALTVPACHIASTALLALCSIGAFSGLAVEAGAGVCHATPVYAGHTWHKATFRLNVAGSTLSHYFRDLLVAACPDLQLQALPRKTVTQLKKRCCYVSLDFQGDICDPARHKRACFCLGNGCYVRLGSERFRCPEPIFQPSLLGHPEPGLPTLAFQALQKIPTTLRTRLANTVVLAGGSTLFPGFVERMNLELEAQCRRHGYPALQPCLVAHPGRGTAVWTGGSMMASLNSFQCRWMTRAMYQEHGPFLVREVFD, translated from the coding sequence ATGCCTAGTTGGGACCGGCCTGTGCTGCCAGGAGCACCGGGTTGCGAGCTGGCGGGAGGCGTGGCCCGTGCGCACCCTATCAAGCATGGAGTAGTGGTGGACTGGGACGCACTGGAGGGACTGTGGGAGCGCCTAATGGTGGGAGGCCTGCAGGTCCACCCCGAGCAGTGGCCTGTGCTGGTAAGCGACTCGCCATCAGCACCACCTGAGGGCCGAGAGAAGGTGGCTGAGCTGTTGTTCGAGGCCCTGACAGTGCCTGCGTGCCACATAGCCAGCACGGCTCTGCTGGCACTCTGCTCCATCGGAGCTTTCAGTGGGTTGGCTGTGGAGGCGGGCGCAGGCGTGTGCCACGCCACACCCGTCTATGCAGGTCACACCTGGCACAAGGCCACCTTCCGTCTGAATGTGGCAGGCAGCACCCTGTCGCACTACTTTCGCGATCTGCTGGTGGCAGCGTGCCCAGATCTTCAGCTGCAGGCCCTGCCCCGCAAGACCGTTACACAGCTCAAGAAGCGCTGCTGCTATGTGTCGCTAGATTTCCAGGGTGATATCTGTGACCCTGCCCGCCACAAGAGGGCCTGTTTTTGCCTGGGCAATGGCTGCTACGTGCGCCTTGGCAGTGAGCGCTTCCGCTGCCCTGAACCCATCTTCCAGCCAAGTCTCCTAGGCCACCCTGAGCCAGGTCTACCCACGTTGGCCTTCCAGGCACTGCAAAAGATACCCACAACACTGCGGACACGGCTGGCCAATACGGTGGTGCTAGCTGGCGGTTCCACCCTTTTCCCTGGCTTTGTGGAGCGCATGAACCTGGAGCTGGAGGCACAATGCCGGAGGCATGGGTACCCGGCCCTGCAGCCCTGTCTGGTGGCTCATCCTGGACGGGGCACAGCTGTATGGACTGGAGGTTCCATGATGGCCTCCTTGAACTCCTTTCAGTGCCGCTGGATGACTCGAGCCATGTACCAAGAACATGGCCCTTTCCTGGTGCGAGAAGTGTTCGATTGA
- the E2f1 gene encoding transcription factor E2F1 gives MAVAPAGGQHAPALEALLGAGALRLLDSSQIVIISTAPDVGAPQLPAGPAAPPTGPRDPDVLLFATPQAPRPAPSAPRPALGRPPVKRRLDLETDHQYLAGSSGPFRGRGRHPGKGVKSPGEKSRYETSLNLTTKRFLELLSRSADGVVDLNWAAEVLKVQKRRIYDITNVLEGIQLIAKKSKNHIQWLGSHTMVGIGKRLEGLTQDLQQLQESEQQLDHLMHICTTQLQLLSEDSDTQRLAYVTCQDLRSIADPAEQMVIVIKAPPETQLQAVDSSETFQISLKSTQGPIDVFLCPEESAEGISPGRTSCQDVTTSGEDRTADSGTAGPPQSPSSTSPTLDPSQSFLGLEQEAVLPRMGHLRAPMEEDRLSPLVAADSLLEHAKEDFSGLLPGEFISLSPPHEALDYHFGLEEGEGIRDLFDCDFGDLTPLDF, from the exons ATGGCCGTAGCTCCCGCGGGCGGCCAGCACGCGCCGGCGCTGGAGGCCCTGCTCGGGGCGGGCGCGCTGCGGCTGCTCGACTCCTCGCAGATCGTCATCATCTCCACCGCGCCCGATGTCGGCGCCCCGCAGCTCCCCGCCGGCCCAGCCGCGCCGCCCACTGGTCCTCGCGATCCTGACGTGCTGCTCTTCGCAACGCCGCAGGCGCCCCGACCCGCGCCTAGTGCACCGCGCCCGGCTCTCGGCCGCCCGCCG GTGAAACGGAGGCTGGATCTGGAAACTGACCATCAGTACCTGGCTGGTAGCAGTGGGCCATTCCGGGGCAGAGGCCGCCACCCAGGGAAAG GTGTGAAATCTCCAGGGGAGAAGTCACGCTATGAGACCTCATTAAATCTGACCACCAAACGCTTCTTGGAGCTGCTGAGCCGCTCAGCTGATGGTGTTGTTGACCTGAACTGGGCAGCTGAGGTGCTGAAGGTGCAGAAGCGGCGCATCTATGACATCACCAATGTCCTGGAGGGCATTCAGCTCATTGCCAAGAAGTCCAAGAATCATATCCAGTGGCT AGGCAGCCACACCATGGTGGGGATTGGTAAGCGGCTTGAAGGCCTGACCCAGGACCTGCAGCAACTGCAGGAGAGTGAGCAGCAGCTGGATCACCTGATGCACATCTGTACCACGCAGCTGCAACTGCTTTCTGAGGACTCAGACACCCAGCG CCTGGCCTATGTGACCTGCCAAGACCTTCGTAGCATCGCAGACCCCGCAGAACAGATGGTCATAGTGATCAAGGCCCCCCCTGAGACCCAGCTACAAGCTGTGGATTCTTCAGAG ACATTTCAGATCTCCCTTAAGAGCACACAAGGCCCCATCGATGTTTTCCTCTGCCCTGAGGAGAGTGCAGAGGGGATTAGCCCTGGAAGGACCTCATGCCAGGATGTGACAACCTCTGGGGAGGACAGGACCGCTGATTCTGGCACTGCAGGGCCTCCACAGTCACCTTCCTCCACATCCCCAACCTTGGATCCCAGCCAATCCTTCTTAGGCCTGGAGCAAG AGGCAGTATTGCCACGAATGGGCCACCTGAGGGCCCCCATGGAAGAAGACCGACTGTCACCACTGGTGGCCGCTGACTCACTCCTGGAGCACGCTAAAGAAGACTTCTCTGGGCTCCTCCCTGGGGAGTTCATCAGCCTTTCCCCACCCCACGAGGCCCTTGACTATCACTTTGGTCTCGAGGAGGGTGAGGGCATTAGAGATCTCTTTGACTGTGACTTTGGGGACCTGACCCCTCTGGATTTCTGA